From one Rhopalosiphum padi isolate XX-2018 chromosome 2, ASM2088224v1, whole genome shotgun sequence genomic stretch:
- the LOC132922813 gene encoding mitochondrial import inner membrane translocase subunit Tim9, translating into MDNTNASVTDSNMDFDASQLASVKEIFKSYNKLTELCFMDCATDFTVGDLKSDEVRCAENCTSKFLKASERMTQRFQEYQLIMNEHVITAQQNANV; encoded by the exons ATGGATAACACAAATGCAAGCGTGACTGATAGTAATATGGATTTTGATGCTTCTCAACTGGCCAGT gttAAAGAGATATTTAAGtcatacaataaattaacagaGTTATGTTTTATGGATTGTGCAACAGATTTTACAGTAGGCGATCTTAAAAGTGATGAA gtAAGGTGTGCTGAAAATTGTACAAGCAAATTTCTTAAAGCTTCTGAAAGAATGACACAAAGATTTCAAGAGtatcaattaattatgaatGAACATGTAATTACTGCTCAACAAAAtgccaatgtataa
- the LOC132919704 gene encoding uncharacterized protein LOC132919704: MKFLVAICCVLSVTAVHSAPTHGFITPVILPKVHVASPDVTVVRQPYVVQQTEPVFRHVYYPAEPVSYVHSHHVQTYQHQHPVVAAYQTAPYAPAVSYVV; the protein is encoded by the exons ATGAAGTTTTTa GTGGCGATTTGTTGCGTTTTATCGGTGACAGCGGTGCACTCCGCCCCCACACACGGATTTATAACCCCGGTGATCCTGCCCAAAGTGCACGTGGCGTCTCCGGACGTGACAGTCGTCAGACAACCATACGTCGTACAACAAACCGAGCCCGTGTTCAGACACGTGTACTACCCCGCTGAACCGGTGTCGTACGTGCACTCGCATCATGTGCAAACCTACCAACATCAACACCCCGTCGTCGCGGCTTACCAGACGGCACCGTACGCGCCAGCCGTCAGCTATGTCGTCTGA